One genomic region from Candidatus Cybelea sp. encodes:
- the fumC gene encoding class II fumarate hydratase, protein MTTKIANGEASRIESDSMGTIAVPADKYYGAQSARSLVHFDIGEASWPRDVMPREVVRAMALLKKSAALVNHALGKLDDERTRLIAAASDEVIAGKLDAHFPLRVWQTGSGTQTNMNVNEVISNRAIELAGGEMGSKKPVHPNDHVNMSQSSNDTFPTAMHVAGAQGMSQMLPAVQALRDALHAKAREWSQIVKVGRTHLQDATPVTLGQEFSGYVTQLDRAIRACKEALDPLYDLGIGGTAVGTGLNAHPEFGERVAAKIAELTGLPFRSHPNKFTALASHDDFVFASGALKMLAAALMKIANDIRWLSSGPRAGIGELILPENEPGSSIMPGKVNPTQSEAMTMVCVQVYGNDLAVSFGASQGNFELNVFNPVMIYNFLHSTTLLRDACTMFREHAVEGLQANEEQIKKYLDESLMVVTALSPQIGYDRAAEIAKKAHHEKTTLKKAALSLGHVTEEEYDRIVVPKEMTSPR, encoded by the coding sequence ATGACGACAAAAATCGCAAACGGAGAGGCCAGCCGCATCGAAAGCGACTCCATGGGAACGATCGCCGTTCCCGCCGACAAGTATTACGGCGCGCAATCCGCGCGCTCGCTCGTGCATTTCGACATTGGGGAGGCCTCGTGGCCGCGCGACGTCATGCCGCGAGAAGTCGTTCGCGCGATGGCGCTGCTGAAAAAATCGGCAGCACTCGTGAACCACGCTCTCGGCAAGCTCGACGACGAGCGAACGAGGTTGATCGCGGCAGCATCCGACGAGGTGATCGCGGGAAAACTCGACGCGCACTTTCCGCTGCGCGTCTGGCAGACCGGCTCCGGAACGCAGACCAACATGAACGTCAACGAGGTGATCTCGAATCGCGCGATCGAGCTCGCGGGCGGCGAGATGGGATCGAAGAAGCCCGTGCACCCGAACGATCACGTCAACATGTCGCAGTCGTCGAACGACACGTTCCCCACCGCGATGCACGTGGCCGGGGCGCAGGGAATGTCGCAGATGCTGCCCGCGGTGCAGGCCCTGCGCGACGCGCTGCACGCCAAGGCTCGCGAGTGGTCGCAGATCGTCAAGGTCGGGCGCACGCACCTGCAGGACGCTACGCCGGTAACGCTGGGCCAAGAATTCTCCGGCTACGTCACGCAGCTCGACCGGGCGATCCGCGCCTGCAAAGAGGCGCTCGATCCGCTCTACGATCTCGGGATCGGCGGTACGGCCGTCGGCACCGGCCTTAACGCGCATCCCGAGTTCGGCGAGCGCGTGGCGGCGAAGATCGCCGAGCTGACCGGACTCCCGTTCCGCTCGCACCCAAATAAGTTCACGGCGCTGGCCTCGCACGACGACTTCGTTTTCGCCTCCGGCGCGCTGAAGATGTTGGCCGCCGCGCTGATGAAGATCGCCAACGACATTCGCTGGCTCTCCTCCGGGCCGCGCGCCGGAATTGGCGAACTGATCCTGCCGGAGAACGAACCCGGCAGCTCGATCATGCCGGGCAAAGTGAACCCCACGCAGTCCGAAGCGATGACGATGGTCTGCGTGCAAGTGTACGGCAACGATCTCGCGGTGAGCTTCGGCGCCTCGCAGGGGAACTTCGAACTCAACGTCTTCAACCCGGTGATGATCTACAACTTCCTGCACTCGACGACGCTGCTGCGCGACGCCTGTACGATGTTCCGCGAACACGCCGTCGAAGGACTGCAAGCCAACGAAGAGCAGATCAAGAAGTATCTCGACGAATCGCTGATGGTCGTCACCGCGCTTTCGCCGCAAATTGGCTACGATCGCGCCGCCGAGATCGCGAAGAAGGCGCACCACGAAAAGACGACGCTGAAGAAGGCGGCGCTTTCGCTCGGGCACGTTACCGAAGAAGAGTACGACCGGATCGTCGTTCCCAAGGAGATGACCTCACCGCGCTAG
- a CDS encoding SprT-like domain-containing protein has translation MLPSEADLQLTFARLNYRYFNGEVPDCRIRYNERFSNSAGRISYTAPPLFIELSPKHFRNKPEALEETLLHEMVHAWCFAKFKETGHGARFKRKLRECGLSSIYHDLGNVRPLRESGKRYVLRCEVCGFEALRRSHPSKPSSCGRCNKRRFDPRYPLTIYEIVEMKEAGTTLELRKAARKGRG, from the coding sequence GTGCTCCCCTCCGAAGCCGACCTGCAGCTCACCTTTGCGCGCTTGAACTATCGGTACTTCAATGGCGAAGTCCCGGACTGCCGGATCCGCTACAACGAACGCTTCTCAAACTCCGCCGGGCGCATCAGCTACACGGCGCCCCCGCTGTTCATCGAGCTTTCGCCCAAACACTTCCGCAACAAGCCCGAAGCGCTGGAGGAGACGCTGCTGCACGAGATGGTGCACGCCTGGTGCTTCGCAAAGTTCAAGGAGACGGGGCACGGCGCGCGTTTCAAGCGCAAACTGCGCGAATGCGGCCTGTCCTCGATCTACCACGACCTGGGCAACGTCCGTCCGCTGCGAGAATCCGGCAAGCGCTACGTCCTGCGCTGCGAGGTTTGCGGCTTTGAGGCGCTGCGCCGGAGCCACCCGAGCAAGCCGTCGAGCTGCGGGAGGTGCAACAAACGTCGCTTCGATCCGCGCTACCCGCTGACGATCTACGAAATCGTCGAGATGAAAGAGGCGGGAACGACGCTCGAACTGCGCAAAGCCGCACGGAAAGGCCGCGGCTGA
- a CDS encoding tetratricopeptide repeat protein, which yields MYVPIVVGIAAIFLCLMAYLVADGFGVSGSVFGKAVKSQSAGQMQPQGSQNAVEGGPPAPVVAQLRTLRARIAAHPNDDVALTQLADMYLASNHFEQAIPFYERALRANPHNVAAQTGLEQARDALRQ from the coding sequence ATGTACGTGCCGATCGTCGTCGGAATCGCTGCAATCTTTCTCTGCCTCATGGCATACCTCGTCGCCGATGGATTCGGTGTCTCCGGGTCGGTCTTCGGCAAGGCCGTCAAATCGCAGAGCGCGGGACAGATGCAGCCGCAGGGCTCGCAGAACGCCGTCGAAGGCGGGCCGCCGGCACCGGTCGTCGCGCAGCTGCGCACCCTGCGCGCCCGCATCGCCGCGCATCCCAACGACGACGTTGCGCTCACCCAGCTCGCCGACATGTACCTGGCCTCGAACCACTTCGAGCAGGCGATTCCCTTTTACGAGCGCGCGCTGCGCGCTAACCCGCACAACGTCGCCGCTCAGACGGGCCTCGAACAGGCACGTGACGCACTGCGCCAATGA
- a CDS encoding M55 family metallopeptidase, whose protein sequence is MTIYISCDMEGTAGVSSWQQCDPSDTHEYPIFRRYMTREVRAAIEGAREAGARKIRVNDSHWSMRNLLIEELPGDDDLRIISGAPKPWSMMEGIGHGAAAVFFTGYHAKAGDAATLAHTTSTSVYSVSVNGTHCSEALMNAALAGSYGVPVVLITGDRTIVEETLAVMPWAVGVPVKDAIGYSAVNTLTPPAAQAAIRAGAREAIGRIENAKPFTFASPFELTIETAEVEHADFIELLPGFDRIGGRAVRFTSNDYPTIQRAFLAATRIAAAADAPA, encoded by the coding sequence ATGACGATCTATATCTCCTGCGACATGGAAGGCACCGCGGGCGTCAGCTCGTGGCAGCAGTGCGATCCCAGCGATACCCATGAGTACCCGATCTTTCGCCGCTACATGACGCGCGAGGTGCGCGCCGCAATCGAGGGCGCCCGGGAAGCCGGCGCGCGCAAAATCCGGGTCAACGACTCGCACTGGTCGATGCGCAACCTGCTGATCGAAGAGCTTCCCGGCGACGACGATCTGCGGATAATCTCGGGCGCGCCCAAGCCGTGGAGTATGATGGAAGGCATCGGGCACGGCGCCGCAGCGGTCTTCTTCACCGGCTACCACGCGAAGGCCGGTGACGCCGCTACGCTGGCGCACACGACGTCGACGAGTGTCTACTCCGTTAGCGTGAACGGAACGCACTGCAGCGAGGCGCTGATGAACGCGGCGCTGGCCGGCAGCTACGGCGTCCCGGTCGTGCTGATCACCGGCGATCGCACGATCGTCGAGGAGACCCTTGCGGTGATGCCCTGGGCCGTCGGCGTCCCCGTCAAGGACGCCATTGGGTACTCAGCGGTCAACACGCTGACGCCGCCGGCGGCCCAGGCCGCGATTCGCGCCGGCGCGCGCGAGGCGATCGGCCGCATCGAAAATGCAAAACCGTTCACGTTCGCATCGCCCTTCGAGCTTACGATCGAGACCGCCGAGGTCGAGCACGCCGACTTCATCGAGCTGCTCCCGGGCTTCGATCGCATCGGCGGGCGTGCGGTCCGCTTCACCAGCAACGACTATCCGACGATTCAGCGCGCCTTTCTCGCCGCGACGCGCATCGCAGCGGCCGCCGACGCACCCGCGTGA
- a CDS encoding M55 family metallopeptidase yields MKLYISSDMEGVAGVCAWQQVDARTPHPEYEIYRRLYTAEVRAAIEGARAGGAGELLVNDSHGPMRNLLLDELPDDVRVIFGNRKPFSMVQDAGAGFDGAFFIGYHGAAGDADAVLCHTYTPSVIYEARLNGMRCSEATINAGLLGYYGVPVLLVTGDRTTVEGVRAQMPWVRGVVIKESIGNFAADSMTPAAAVRAIAAAAESVVRESAGARAFRFEPPIALDVTFVTAAQAHLVATIPGFERTGARSVRFTDDLFPVVFKAFVATWRLGAQA; encoded by the coding sequence GTGAAGCTGTATATTTCGAGCGACATGGAAGGCGTCGCGGGCGTCTGCGCTTGGCAGCAGGTCGACGCGCGCACGCCCCATCCCGAATACGAGATTTATCGCCGGCTCTATACGGCCGAGGTTCGCGCCGCGATCGAAGGCGCGCGCGCCGGGGGTGCGGGCGAGCTGCTCGTCAACGACTCGCACGGCCCGATGCGCAACCTGCTGCTCGACGAGCTGCCCGACGACGTGCGGGTGATCTTCGGCAATCGCAAGCCCTTTTCGATGGTGCAGGATGCCGGCGCCGGCTTCGACGGCGCGTTTTTCATCGGTTACCACGGAGCCGCCGGCGACGCCGATGCGGTTCTTTGCCATACCTATACGCCTTCGGTGATCTACGAGGCCCGACTCAACGGCATGCGCTGCAGCGAAGCCACGATCAATGCCGGGCTTCTCGGCTACTACGGCGTGCCGGTCCTGCTGGTGACCGGGGATCGCACGACGGTCGAAGGCGTTCGCGCGCAAATGCCGTGGGTGCGCGGCGTCGTGATTAAGGAATCGATCGGAAACTTTGCCGCCGACTCGATGACGCCCGCCGCGGCCGTGCGCGCGATCGCCGCTGCGGCCGAATCGGTCGTGCGTGAAAGCGCCGGCGCGCGGGCCTTTCGCTTCGAGCCGCCGATCGCTCTCGACGTTACGTTCGTCACGGCGGCACAAGCGCATCTCGTTGCTACGATCCCCGGCTTCGAGCGGACCGGTGCGCGCAGCGTGCGTTTCACCGACGATTTGTTTCCGGTCGTCTTCAAAGCATTTGTTGCGACCTGGCGCCTCGGGGCGCAAGCGTAA
- a CDS encoding nuclear transport factor 2 family protein, with the protein MKFYKLTAAVSFAAVAFLVAPRPCVASASTDAMATVTKAIMAFNRGDLKGFAALCTSPASVIDDFPPHSWSGENACNDWAAALAAANKSSDISNETVLLGAPWHVDVTGDRAYVVVPASLRYNMKGKPVKETGSVFTVVLAKTAKGWLMSAWSWAQH; encoded by the coding sequence ATGAAGTTCTACAAGCTGACCGCCGCGGTTTCGTTTGCCGCCGTTGCGTTTTTGGTGGCGCCGCGGCCGTGCGTTGCCTCCGCTTCGACCGACGCGATGGCGACCGTCACCAAGGCCATCATGGCGTTCAATCGTGGCGATCTCAAAGGCTTCGCCGCGCTCTGCACCTCGCCGGCCTCCGTCATCGACGACTTTCCGCCGCACAGCTGGTCGGGAGAGAATGCCTGCAACGACTGGGCCGCCGCGCTGGCGGCGGCGAACAAGAGCAGCGACATTAGCAACGAAACGGTCCTTCTTGGAGCACCGTGGCACGTCGACGTCACCGGCGATCGCGCCTACGTCGTCGTGCCCGCGTCGTTGCGCTACAACATGAAGGGCAAACCGGTCAAGGAAACGGGTTCGGTCTTTACCGTCGTGCTCGCGAAAACGGCGAAGGGCTGGCTCATGTCCGCCTGGTCCTGGGCACAACACTGA